A genome region from Micromonospora inyonensis includes the following:
- a CDS encoding DUF397 domain-containing protein, producing the protein MTPRDLSHAKWRKSSRSSANGQCVDVADNIPGAVAVRDSKDRSGPVLAFGAEDWRRFVDFLKYH; encoded by the coding sequence ATGACCCCTCGCGACCTGAGCCACGCAAAGTGGCGGAAGAGTAGCCGCTCCAGCGCCAACGGCCAGTGCGTCGACGTCGCGGACAACATCCCCGGTGCGGTCGCCGTCCGAGACAGCAAGGACAGGAGCGGCCCGGTGCTGGCCTTCGGCGCTGAGGACTGGCGCAGGTTCGTTGACTTCCTGAAGTACCACTAA
- a CDS encoding winged helix-turn-helix domain-containing protein, which translates to MEVPNEGTSNMPIPTGGYREVAEDIAARIKSGEYAPGDRLPTYRELSDLYRVSVTTVQRAVIILQDRGLVVGLQGRGLWVAERQG; encoded by the coding sequence ATGGAGGTGCCGAACGAAGGAACTTCCAACATGCCCATACCGACTGGCGGCTACCGCGAGGTAGCCGAGGACATCGCCGCGCGGATCAAGAGCGGCGAGTATGCCCCCGGTGACCGTCTACCGACGTACCGGGAGCTTTCCGACCTTTACCGGGTCAGCGTCACGACCGTGCAGCGAGCGGTGATCATCTTGCAGGACCGTGGCCTGGTCGTCGGGCTGCAAGGCCGGGGCCTGTGGGTAGCGGAACGGCAGGGGTGA
- a CDS encoding type I restriction-modification system subunit M, with the protein MITGELKSKIDRVWDAFWSGGISNPLEVIEQITYLLFIKRLDEIETRERKKAERFPNAQVTFRFGPNQEELRWSSFKDRDPETVYKIVAHKVFPYLQQLGSDGSTYSQHMRDARFTIPSAALLARVVDMIDQIPMADRDTKGDLYEYMLSKIATAGHNGQFRTSRHIIQLMVEMMAPTPTDEICDPACGTAGFLVEAGEYVRRVHPNALLDVKQRTHFHESMFHGFDFDGMMLRIGSMNMLLHGIENPVIHYRDSLAENVSDESDKYSLILANPPFKGSLDYESTSKDLQQIVKTKQTELLFLALFLRLLKPGGRAAVIVPDGVLSGPSRAHKELRRILIEDHKLDGVVKLPSGTFRPYSGVSTAILLFTKTNSGGTDNVWFYEVTADGWSLDDKRVPLLPAEKLGPLPDMALAEEEHAKNNLPDALARWFQRDGDELQRARTKQSFCVPKADIVEKSYNLSLSQYKEIVHEEVEYRAPLAILMDLERLESDIGQGISNLKAMLG; encoded by the coding sequence GTGATAACCGGTGAACTGAAGAGCAAGATCGACCGCGTCTGGGATGCCTTCTGGTCGGGCGGCATCTCGAACCCGCTGGAGGTGATCGAGCAGATCACCTACCTACTCTTCATCAAGCGGCTGGACGAGATCGAGACGCGGGAGAGGAAGAAGGCGGAGCGCTTCCCGAACGCACAGGTCACGTTCAGGTTCGGCCCGAATCAGGAAGAGCTCCGATGGTCCAGCTTCAAGGACCGCGACCCGGAGACGGTGTACAAGATCGTCGCTCACAAGGTGTTTCCGTACCTCCAGCAGCTCGGTAGCGACGGGTCGACCTACTCACAGCACATGCGGGACGCCCGGTTCACCATCCCCAGCGCGGCGCTACTCGCCCGCGTGGTCGACATGATCGATCAGATCCCAATGGCGGACCGGGACACCAAGGGCGATCTCTACGAGTACATGCTCAGCAAGATCGCCACGGCTGGTCACAATGGCCAGTTCCGCACGTCACGGCACATCATCCAACTGATGGTCGAGATGATGGCACCGACGCCCACCGACGAGATCTGCGACCCGGCCTGCGGCACCGCCGGCTTCCTCGTCGAGGCCGGCGAGTACGTCCGGCGCGTGCATCCGAACGCACTGCTCGATGTAAAGCAGCGGACGCACTTCCACGAGAGCATGTTCCACGGCTTCGACTTCGACGGCATGATGCTGCGGATCGGCAGCATGAACATGCTGCTGCACGGCATCGAGAACCCGGTCATCCACTACCGCGACTCACTCGCCGAGAACGTCAGCGACGAGTCGGATAAATATTCGCTAATCCTGGCCAATCCACCGTTCAAGGGCAGCCTCGACTACGAGAGCACATCCAAGGACCTCCAGCAGATCGTCAAGACCAAGCAGACGGAGCTGCTCTTCCTCGCGCTCTTCCTCCGACTCCTCAAGCCCGGCGGCCGGGCAGCCGTGATCGTCCCAGACGGCGTGCTCTCCGGGCCGAGTAGGGCACACAAAGAACTTCGGCGGATCTTGATTGAGGACCACAAGCTTGACGGGGTAGTCAAGCTGCCGAGCGGCACCTTCAGGCCCTATTCGGGTGTCTCCACCGCTATCCTGCTTTTCACCAAAACCAATAGCGGCGGCACTGACAACGTGTGGTTCTACGAGGTAACCGCCGACGGTTGGAGTCTCGACGACAAGCGAGTTCCGTTGCTGCCAGCAGAAAAGCTCGGGCCGCTACCTGACATGGCGCTGGCCGAGGAGGAGCATGCGAAGAACAACCTCCCGGACGCTTTGGCACGCTGGTTCCAGCGGGACGGTGACGAGTTGCAACGGGCACGGACGAAACAAAGCTTCTGCGTGCCGAAGGCCGACATCGTGGAGAAGAGCTATAACCTCAGCCTTAGCCAGTACAAGGAGATTGTGCATGAGGAGGTCGAGTACCGGGCTCCGCTAGCTATCCTGATGGACCTAGAGCGCCTTGAGTCTGATATTGGGCAGGGCATCTCCAACTTGAAGGCAATGCTCGGATGA
- a CDS encoding restriction endonuclease subunit S produces the protein MKTLQLSKLADVAAINPKPAARPATDEPISFIPMSAVNAQTGSTERGEDRLFGDVSKGYTIFANGDILVAKITPCFENGKIAQATIRQAIGVGSTEFHVIKPNRSQIDSRYLLHFLRRPIVRIAGEQRMTGSAGQRRVPAAFLASLSIPMPEICEQQRIGEVLDRADELRAKRRETLVHLNNLTQSIFLDMFAGEASNEWPTVAVADVAQQRKGSIRTGPFGSQLLHSEFLNQGVAVLGIDNAVDNEFRWGKRRFISEEKYEQLARFTVHPGDVLITIMGTCGRCAVVPDDIPRAINTKHLCCITLDPGRCLPEFLHQYFLTHPTAQRYLLQSAKGAIMAGLNMEIIKAMPIVLPPLALQQAFVERLRGVERLKAAHRASLAELDALFASLQDRAFRGLL, from the coding sequence ATGAAGACATTGCAACTTTCCAAGCTCGCCGACGTCGCGGCTATCAACCCAAAGCCCGCCGCTCGTCCCGCAACCGATGAACCCATCTCCTTCATTCCAATGTCCGCAGTCAACGCACAGACCGGATCCACAGAGAGGGGCGAGGATCGGCTTTTCGGTGATGTGAGCAAAGGCTATACAATCTTCGCCAATGGGGACATCCTCGTCGCCAAGATTACGCCCTGCTTTGAGAACGGGAAGATTGCGCAGGCCACCATTCGTCAAGCGATCGGCGTTGGCTCAACCGAGTTCCACGTAATTAAACCCAACCGTTCGCAGATCGATTCGCGCTACCTCCTCCATTTCCTAAGAAGACCAATAGTTCGCATAGCCGGCGAGCAACGAATGACCGGCAGCGCAGGGCAACGGCGAGTGCCCGCAGCTTTTCTGGCCAGTCTCTCCATCCCCATGCCTGAGATATGCGAGCAGCAGAGGATCGGGGAGGTACTCGATCGAGCGGACGAACTGCGCGCCAAGCGCCGTGAGACCCTAGTCCACCTAAACAACCTTACTCAATCAATATTTCTCGACATGTTTGCGGGCGAAGCATCGAACGAATGGCCGACAGTTGCGGTTGCTGATGTGGCCCAGCAGCGCAAGGGTTCGATACGTACCGGCCCGTTCGGCAGCCAATTGCTGCACAGCGAGTTTCTCAACCAAGGTGTTGCCGTTCTTGGAATCGACAACGCGGTTGATAATGAATTCCGCTGGGGCAAGAGGAGATTCATTAGCGAGGAGAAGTACGAGCAGCTTGCGCGGTTTACCGTACATCCCGGCGATGTCCTGATTACCATCATGGGAACTTGCGGCCGTTGCGCCGTGGTCCCAGATGACATCCCACGGGCCATCAACACCAAGCACCTATGCTGCATCACGCTGGACCCTGGCCGCTGTCTGCCCGAGTTTCTTCATCAATATTTTCTGACGCACCCAACCGCTCAGCGTTACCTTCTGCAGTCAGCGAAGGGGGCGATCATGGCGGGGCTGAATATGGAAATCATCAAGGCCATGCCCATCGTGCTGCCGCCACTCGCTCTGCAGCAAGCTTTCGTCGAACGCCTTCGAGGCGTGGAACGCCTAAAGGCGGCACATCGGGCAAGCTTGGCGGAGTTGGACGCGCTGTTTGCGTCGTTGCAGGATCGGGCTTTCCGGGGGCTGCTCTGA
- a CDS encoding DEAD/DEAH box helicase family protein, which yields MSNFAFLRAEWPDLLDEALRAERLAVADPRGSCFYARRTLELALGWLFDADATLRRPYRNDLSAKIHEPTLRNLVGNTIQAKMDIIRKQGNRAVHERTPVTKDHSLPVLRELFHVTYWIARHYTRDQAQVPPNALAFDPNLIAQQDSSQVRQRSQAELKALADKLAAQDAALAAERERSATLDAELAKLRAEVAAAKAANETRPDEHDYDEAQTRDLFIDLLLAEAGWRLDGPEDREFPVTGMPNATGTGFVDYVLWGDDGKPLAVIEAKRARRDATVGQQQAKLYADCLEQRYGQRPVIFYTNGYDTWLWDDTTYPPRPVQGFYTKDELQLLIQRRTTRKPLAGVEIKSEIVGRHYQQRAIRKIGEAFERDRQRQALVVMATGAGKTRTVIALVDLLMRANWVKRVLFLADRNALVNQAVNAFKAHLPSAATVNLVTEKDAEGRVYVSTYPTMMGLINQTVSGGRRFGPGYFDLVIIDEAHRSVYQKYRAIFSWFDSLLVGLTATPRNEIDRNTYSLFHLEDGVPTDHYDLDEAVKEGYLVPPRAFSVETDFQWRGIRYDDLSEEEKEEWDSLDWGDDGPPDTVDADALNKWMFNKETVDNVLKTLMTHGHRVAGGDRIGKTIIFARNQFHADFIQERFDHAYPNHAGHRARVITYRTEYAQSLIDDFSQSEKDPHIAISVDMLDTGIDVPEVVNLVFCKPVRSKSKFLQMIGRGTRLCPDLYGPGQHKKDFLVFDFCRNFEFFNQNPEQAERRLGQSLTERLFKAQLDLICRLDQRLPADAGPETEADGTQSEAGLRWDLARDLHGRVETIHLDNFAVRPRRKLVEHYLDFTRWHRLTPEAVAEIGGNLAGLPTAKLDEDEAAKRFDLLVLRLQLGQFEVVADYDKLRQQVQLIASTLLEQTSIPAVREQQRLLDEVAGDEWWRDVTLPMLELMRRRLRGLVRLIERAKRAIVYTDFSDELGEISVVSLDDISIGTNFERFQAKARMYLRAHEDHLALQKLRRNRPLSPTDLDELERMLVASGGRAEDIEQARDSANGLGLFIRSLVGLDREAANEAFSEFLTGRTLTGNQLHFIELIIAHLTQNGVMEPHRIYESPFSDIAPDPESIFPSADVDRLIAILDSVRDTAAPAREVA from the coding sequence GTGAGCAACTTCGCGTTCCTGCGGGCCGAGTGGCCCGACCTGCTTGACGAGGCCCTGCGGGCCGAGCGACTGGCCGTCGCCGACCCGCGGGGCTCGTGTTTCTACGCCCGGCGCACCCTCGAACTCGCGCTGGGCTGGCTCTTCGACGCCGACGCGACACTTCGGCGGCCGTACCGGAACGATCTATCGGCGAAGATCCACGAGCCGACGCTGCGCAACCTGGTGGGCAACACCATCCAGGCCAAGATGGACATCATCCGCAAGCAGGGCAATCGGGCCGTGCACGAGCGGACCCCGGTGACGAAGGACCACTCGTTGCCGGTCCTGCGGGAGCTGTTCCACGTCACGTACTGGATCGCCCGGCACTACACCCGCGACCAGGCGCAGGTCCCGCCGAACGCCCTCGCCTTCGACCCGAATCTGATCGCGCAGCAGGACTCCTCCCAGGTGCGGCAGCGGAGCCAGGCCGAACTGAAGGCGCTCGCCGACAAGCTCGCCGCCCAGGACGCGGCGCTGGCTGCCGAGCGGGAGCGGTCCGCCACCCTCGACGCCGAGCTGGCGAAGCTGCGCGCCGAGGTCGCCGCCGCGAAGGCCGCCAACGAAACCCGCCCCGACGAGCACGACTACGACGAGGCGCAGACCCGCGATCTCTTCATCGACCTGCTGCTCGCCGAGGCCGGCTGGCGGCTCGACGGCCCGGAGGACCGCGAGTTCCCGGTGACCGGCATGCCCAACGCCACCGGCACCGGCTTCGTCGACTACGTGCTCTGGGGTGACGACGGCAAGCCGCTCGCGGTGATCGAGGCCAAGCGCGCCCGGCGGGACGCCACCGTCGGCCAGCAGCAGGCCAAGCTCTACGCCGACTGTCTGGAGCAGCGGTACGGCCAGCGGCCGGTCATCTTCTACACCAACGGCTACGACACCTGGCTCTGGGACGACACGACCTATCCGCCCCGCCCGGTGCAGGGCTTCTACACCAAGGACGAGCTCCAGCTACTGATCCAGCGGCGGACCACGCGGAAGCCGCTCGCGGGCGTAGAGATCAAGTCGGAGATCGTCGGGCGGCACTACCAGCAGCGGGCGATCCGGAAGATCGGCGAGGCGTTCGAGCGGGACCGGCAGCGGCAGGCACTCGTGGTGATGGCCACCGGGGCCGGCAAGACCCGGACCGTCATCGCCCTGGTCGACCTGCTGATGCGGGCCAACTGGGTCAAGCGGGTGCTCTTCCTCGCCGACCGTAACGCGCTGGTCAACCAGGCGGTCAACGCGTTCAAGGCGCACCTGCCCAGCGCGGCCACGGTCAACCTGGTCACCGAGAAGGACGCCGAAGGCCGGGTGTACGTCTCGACGTACCCGACCATGATGGGCCTGATCAACCAGACGGTGAGTGGCGGACGGCGCTTCGGGCCTGGCTACTTCGACCTGGTCATCATCGACGAGGCGCACCGGTCGGTGTACCAGAAGTACCGGGCGATCTTCTCCTGGTTCGACAGCCTCCTGGTCGGGCTCACCGCGACCCCGCGCAACGAGATCGACCGCAACACCTACAGCCTGTTCCACCTTGAGGACGGCGTGCCCACGGACCACTACGACCTCGACGAGGCCGTCAAGGAGGGGTACCTCGTCCCGCCGCGCGCGTTCTCCGTCGAGACCGACTTCCAGTGGCGCGGCATCCGCTACGACGACCTCAGCGAGGAGGAGAAGGAGGAGTGGGACTCGCTCGACTGGGGTGACGACGGGCCGCCGGACACCGTCGACGCGGACGCGCTCAACAAGTGGATGTTCAACAAGGAGACCGTGGACAACGTCCTGAAGACGCTGATGACCCACGGTCACCGGGTGGCGGGTGGGGACCGGATCGGCAAGACGATCATCTTCGCCCGGAACCAGTTCCACGCCGACTTCATCCAGGAGCGGTTCGACCACGCGTACCCGAACCACGCCGGCCACCGCGCCCGGGTCATCACCTACAGGACCGAGTACGCGCAGAGCCTCATCGACGACTTCTCGCAGTCGGAGAAGGATCCGCACATCGCGATCTCGGTCGACATGCTGGACACCGGCATCGACGTGCCCGAGGTCGTCAACCTGGTCTTCTGCAAGCCCGTACGGTCGAAGTCGAAGTTCCTCCAGATGATCGGTCGGGGCACCCGGCTCTGCCCGGACCTCTACGGCCCCGGCCAGCACAAGAAGGACTTCCTCGTCTTCGACTTCTGCCGGAACTTCGAGTTCTTCAACCAGAACCCGGAGCAGGCGGAGCGGAGGCTGGGCCAGTCGCTGACCGAACGGCTGTTCAAGGCCCAGCTCGACCTCATCTGTCGCCTCGACCAACGGCTCCCCGCCGACGCCGGCCCGGAGACGGAGGCCGACGGGACGCAGAGCGAGGCGGGCCTGCGCTGGGACCTGGCCCGCGACCTGCACGGCCGGGTGGAGACCATCCACCTCGACAACTTCGCCGTACGCCCCAGGCGGAAGCTGGTGGAGCACTACCTCGACTTCACGCGCTGGCACCGGCTCACCCCCGAAGCGGTGGCGGAGATCGGCGGCAACCTCGCCGGCCTGCCCACCGCCAAGCTGGACGAGGACGAGGCGGCCAAGCGGTTCGACCTGCTGGTGCTGCGCCTCCAGCTCGGCCAGTTCGAGGTCGTCGCCGACTACGACAAGCTGCGCCAGCAGGTGCAGCTGATCGCCTCGACGCTGCTGGAGCAGACCAGCATCCCGGCCGTCCGGGAGCAGCAGCGGCTCCTCGACGAGGTGGCCGGGGACGAGTGGTGGCGGGACGTGACCCTGCCGATGCTGGAGCTGATGCGTCGCCGCCTGCGCGGGCTGGTGCGGCTGATCGAGCGGGCGAAGCGGGCCATCGTCTACACCGACTTCAGCGACGAGTTGGGGGAGATCTCGGTCGTCTCGCTGGACGACATCAGCATCGGTACGAACTTCGAGCGGTTCCAGGCCAAGGCCCGCATGTACCTGCGCGCCCACGAGGACCACCTGGCGTTGCAGAAGCTCCGCCGGAACAGGCCGCTCTCCCCCACCGACCTGGACGAGCTGGAACGGATGCTGGTGGCCAGCGGTGGCCGCGCCGAGGACATCGAACAGGCCCGCGACTCGGCCAACGGGCTGGGGCTCTTCATCCGCTCGCTGGTCGGGCTCGACCGGGAGGCGGCCAACGAGGCGTTCAGCGAGTTCCTGACCGGCCGCACCCTCACCGGGAACCAGCTCCACTTCATCGAGCTGATCATCGCCCACCTGACCCAGAACGGCGTCATGGAGCCCCACCGGATCTACGAGTCCCCGTTCAGCGACATCGCGCCCGACCCAGAGTCGATCTTCCCGTCCGCCGACGTGGACCGCCTGATCGCGATCCTCGACTCCGTACGGGACACCGCCGCCCCCGCCCGGGAGGTGGCGTAG
- a CDS encoding NYN domain-containing protein, with the protein MTTLAAYIDGFNLYYGMKNKYGRKHMWLDVIELVRQLRPKDDVKRVRYFSAIVKGEPAAAQNQLDYIEALKTRNGVLLDVHLGRFKDRTIRDCRRCGQPYTCRCGRTFTSFEEKGTDVALGAMMVADAALGVADTTLLISADTDLIPALVAVRHVSPQQRIYLAMPPGNTRASRYQAAIGGLVAFPIAETALRRAQLPAIVAHSTTGRSYTRPAKWS; encoded by the coding sequence GTGACCACACTCGCCGCCTACATCGACGGCTTCAACCTGTACTACGGGATGAAGAACAAGTACGGGCGCAAGCACATGTGGCTCGACGTCATCGAGTTGGTGCGCCAGCTCCGTCCGAAGGACGACGTCAAGCGCGTTCGCTACTTCTCCGCGATCGTGAAGGGCGAACCGGCGGCGGCTCAGAACCAACTCGACTACATCGAGGCGCTCAAGACGCGTAACGGCGTGCTCCTCGACGTTCATCTGGGCCGGTTCAAGGACCGCACAATCCGTGACTGCCGCCGTTGCGGCCAGCCCTACACCTGTCGCTGCGGTCGGACCTTCACGAGCTTCGAGGAGAAGGGAACTGATGTCGCCCTGGGCGCAATGATGGTCGCCGACGCTGCTCTCGGTGTCGCCGACACCACTCTCCTCATCAGCGCGGACACGGACCTCATCCCGGCGCTGGTCGCCGTCCGGCACGTCAGTCCCCAGCAACGGATCTACCTGGCCATGCCGCCTGGTAACACCAGGGCCTCGCGTTACCAGGCAGCCATTGGCGGCCTTGTGGCCTTCCCCATCGCGGAGACTGCACTACGGCGCGCCCAACTGCCCGCTATCGTGGCCCACTCGACAACTGGACGGTCCTACACCCGCCCCGCCAAGTGGTCTTGA
- a CDS encoding glycosyltransferase family 4 protein translates to MKIVVAHNRYRQAQPSGENTIVDAEIAQLRAAGVEVLPFIRSSDEIPTMPKTAKALLPISPIYAPRAQQDLSRLLTEHKPDVLHLHNPYPLLSPWVVRTAHRHGVPVVQTVHNYRQVCSSGVYFRDGAICQECKGRTLGVPAIRNRCYRGSTVQSALMATTLAVHRPTWRSVDRFIALTSQIAEHLREYGIPADRIVVKPNGIPDPGRPAPLGEGFFYLGRLSPEKGLGLLLDAWRRHPDGALGPLRIAGDGELRHLAEAAAAERADVTYLGSLDRDGVRAVMAQSAVVIAASLWHDVLPTVVIEAMASGRPVLGTDLGGIPYLVGADDPAGAVGWVVPADPAAMAAALPVAAAGAAALSAPARLRYERTFHPDVVTRRLIDVYAGLPGGAPR, encoded by the coding sequence GTGAAAATCGTCGTGGCGCACAATCGGTACCGCCAGGCCCAGCCGTCCGGCGAGAACACCATCGTCGACGCGGAGATCGCCCAGCTCAGGGCGGCCGGGGTCGAGGTGCTGCCGTTCATCCGCAGCTCCGACGAGATCCCCACCATGCCGAAGACGGCCAAGGCGCTGCTGCCGATCTCGCCGATCTACGCCCCCCGCGCCCAGCAGGACCTGAGCCGGCTGCTCACCGAACACAAGCCGGACGTGCTGCACCTGCACAACCCGTACCCGCTGCTGTCGCCCTGGGTGGTGCGGACCGCGCACCGGCACGGGGTGCCGGTGGTGCAGACGGTGCACAACTACCGGCAGGTCTGCTCCTCCGGGGTCTACTTCCGCGACGGCGCGATCTGCCAGGAGTGCAAGGGGCGCACGCTCGGGGTGCCGGCGATCCGGAACCGCTGCTACCGGGGCTCGACCGTGCAGAGCGCCCTGATGGCGACCACCCTGGCCGTGCACCGCCCCACCTGGCGTTCGGTGGACCGGTTCATCGCGCTCACCTCGCAGATCGCCGAACACCTGCGCGAGTACGGGATCCCCGCCGACCGGATCGTGGTCAAGCCGAACGGCATCCCCGACCCGGGGCGGCCCGCCCCGCTCGGCGAGGGCTTCTTCTACCTGGGCCGGCTCTCCCCGGAGAAGGGCCTCGGCCTGCTGCTCGACGCCTGGCGGCGGCACCCGGACGGCGCACTCGGCCCGCTGCGCATCGCCGGGGACGGCGAGCTGCGCCACCTCGCCGAGGCCGCTGCCGCCGAACGCGCCGACGTGACGTACCTCGGCTCACTGGACCGGGACGGCGTGCGGGCGGTGATGGCGCAGAGCGCCGTGGTGATCGCCGCCTCGCTCTGGCACGACGTGCTGCCGACCGTGGTGATCGAGGCGATGGCGAGCGGCCGGCCGGTGCTCGGCACCGACCTGGGTGGCATCCCGTACCTGGTCGGCGCGGACGATCCGGCCGGCGCGGTCGGTTGGGTGGTGCCCGCCGACCCGGCCGCGATGGCCGCCGCCCTGCCGGTCGCGGCAGCCGGTGCCGCCGCGCTGTCGGCTCCGGCCCGGTTGCGCTACGAGCGCACCTTCCACCCGGACGTGGTCACCAGGCGCCTGATCGACGTGTATGCAGGACTGCCAGGAGGGGCACCTCGTTGA
- a CDS encoding Fpg/Nei family DNA glycosylase — MPELPEVEALADHLRRRAVGHQVGRVEVAAINALKTYDPAPDAVAGRTVTDAGRHGKFLDVRFDGDLHLVVHLARAGWLHYRESFPSTVPLRPGKGPIALRVRLDDGSGFDLSEAGTQKSLAAYLVTDPAQVPGVARLGPDALDADLATFTERLRSRRGQVKGVLTDQQVLAGVGNAYSDEILHAARLSPFALTDRLTEAQLATLHEATRRVLGDAVARSVGQRTAELKAEKRSGLSVHARTGLPCPVCGDTVREVSFADSSLQYCPRCQTGGKPLADRRLSRLVR, encoded by the coding sequence GTGCCGGAGCTACCCGAGGTGGAAGCGCTCGCCGATCACCTGCGCCGACGTGCGGTCGGGCACCAGGTGGGGCGGGTGGAGGTCGCGGCGATCAACGCGCTGAAGACGTACGACCCCGCACCGGACGCGGTGGCCGGGCGGACGGTGACCGACGCCGGCCGGCACGGCAAGTTCCTCGACGTCCGGTTCGACGGGGACCTGCACCTGGTGGTGCACCTGGCCCGTGCCGGCTGGCTGCACTACCGGGAGTCGTTCCCGTCCACGGTGCCGCTGCGCCCCGGCAAGGGCCCGATCGCGCTGCGGGTACGCCTCGACGACGGCTCCGGCTTCGACCTGAGCGAGGCCGGCACCCAGAAGAGTCTCGCGGCGTACCTGGTGACCGACCCGGCGCAGGTGCCCGGGGTGGCCCGGCTCGGCCCGGACGCCCTCGACGCCGACCTGGCCACCTTCACCGAGCGGCTGCGCAGCCGCCGGGGCCAGGTGAAGGGAGTGCTGACCGACCAGCAGGTGCTGGCCGGGGTCGGCAACGCGTACTCCGACGAGATCCTGCACGCGGCGCGGCTCTCGCCGTTCGCGCTGACCGACCGGCTGACCGAGGCGCAGCTCGCCACCCTGCACGAGGCGACCCGGCGGGTCCTCGGCGACGCGGTGGCCCGCTCGGTCGGGCAGCGGACGGCGGAGCTGAAGGCCGAGAAGCGGTCCGGGTTGAGCGTGCACGCCCGGACCGGGCTGCCCTGTCCGGTCTGCGGGGACACCGTCCGGGAGGTCTCCTTCGCCGACTCCAGCCTGCAGTACTGCCCCCGGTGCCAGACCGGCGGCAAGCCGCTCGCTGACCGACGGTTGTCCCGTCTCGTACGGTGA
- a CDS encoding sugar transferase codes for MRHVDSFEIQPPTPPSHNGVPRSAWARASRRVSRWHRPYTFLLLLLDFGAAALASWIAIQLFDQAASGFTRSEEDPTWFYTVSYVLLPLGWVVTLWSNRAYDRRYLGLGPDEFKRVIRAAVTVAASVSFLAFATKTDLSRYTVGTALLGAACLILFGRMVGRFTLHGVRRRTGHAGHRMVLVGTLPECLEVYAAVTRNPAAGLVPVAIHITDGYAAARGIETPVPVYAGRDVLALVREVGGDTIAVCGSASAEPGELRRLAWQLEGSGVDLVVAPQLTDIAGPRVHIRPIEGLPLLHVEEPTLSGPALLTKSLLDRVAAGLGLLVLVPAFLAIAVAIRVSDPGPVFFRQPRVGHEGRTFRVWKFRTMYVDAEDRLAALVDRNETDGMLFKIKEDPRVFPVGRFLRASSMDELPQLINVLRGEMSLVGPRPLPADDGDFLGDVRRRLLVRPGMTGLWQVSGRSDLSWDEAVRLDLYYVDNWSLAYDLSILWRTVGVVLARKGAY; via the coding sequence GTGCGGCACGTCGACAGCTTCGAGATCCAGCCGCCGACACCGCCATCGCACAACGGCGTACCCCGGTCGGCGTGGGCGCGGGCCAGTCGCCGGGTCTCCCGGTGGCACCGTCCCTACACCTTCCTGCTGCTGCTGCTCGACTTCGGCGCGGCGGCGCTGGCCAGTTGGATCGCCATCCAGCTCTTCGACCAGGCGGCCTCCGGATTCACCCGCTCCGAGGAGGACCCCACCTGGTTCTACACCGTCTCGTACGTCCTGCTCCCGCTCGGTTGGGTGGTCACCCTCTGGAGCAACCGGGCGTACGACCGGCGCTACCTGGGTCTCGGCCCCGACGAGTTCAAGCGGGTGATCCGGGCGGCGGTCACCGTGGCGGCCAGCGTGTCGTTCCTGGCCTTCGCCACCAAGACCGACCTCTCCCGGTACACCGTGGGTACCGCGCTGCTCGGCGCCGCCTGCCTGATCCTGTTCGGTCGGATGGTGGGTCGGTTCACGCTGCACGGGGTGCGGCGGCGGACCGGGCACGCCGGGCACCGGATGGTGCTGGTGGGCACGCTGCCGGAGTGCCTGGAGGTGTACGCGGCGGTCACCCGCAACCCGGCCGCCGGCCTGGTGCCGGTCGCCATCCACATCACCGACGGGTACGCCGCCGCGCGGGGGATCGAGACCCCGGTGCCGGTGTACGCCGGCCGGGACGTGCTCGCCCTGGTGCGGGAGGTCGGCGGGGACACCATCGCGGTCTGCGGTTCGGCCAGCGCCGAGCCGGGCGAGTTGCGCCGGCTGGCCTGGCAGCTGGAGGGCTCCGGGGTCGACCTGGTGGTCGCGCCGCAGCTCACCGACATCGCCGGCCCCCGGGTGCACATCCGGCCGATCGAGGGCCTGCCGCTGCTGCACGTCGAGGAGCCCACCCTCTCCGGCCCGGCGCTGCTGACGAAGAGCCTGCTGGACCGGGTGGCCGCCGGGCTGGGGCTGCTGGTGCTGGTCCCGGCGTTCCTGGCCATCGCGGTGGCGATCCGGGTCTCCGATCCCGGGCCGGTCTTCTTCCGGCAGCCCCGGGTGGGGCACGAGGGGCGGACCTTCCGGGTCTGGAAGTTCCGCACCATGTACGTCGACGCCGAGGACCGGCTCGCCGCCCTGGTGGACCGGAACGAGACCGACGGCATGCTATTCAAGATCAAGGAGGATCCCCGGGTCTTCCCGGTCGGCCGCTTCCTGCGCGCCTCCTCGATGGACGAGCTGCCCCAGCTGATCAACGTGCTCCGGGGCGAGATGTCGCTGGTCGGGCCCCGTCCGCTCCCCGCCGACGACGGCGACTTCCTGGGCGACGTCCGCCGCCGACTGCTGGTCCGGCCCGGAATGACCGGTCTGTGGCAGGTCTCCGGGCGCTCCGACCTCTCCTGGGACGAGGCGGTCCGGCTCGACCTGTACTACGTCGACAACTGGTCGCTCGCGTACGACCTGAGCATTCTCTGGCGGACTGTCGGGGTCGTGCTCGCCCGCAAGGGCGCGTACTGA